The genomic DNA CTCATCCGTTCTTCGGAATCGACCTTTTGCGAGCCCTATGCCGTCGCTCTTCAAACGCTCCCAGCTGCCCAAGTTGCGCAGCTTTGCACTGACCGCCGACGCGGTGACCATCCTCGATGGCGCTGCCCAGTTCCGCCGTTGCCTGCTGGAGAAAATCGCCCAGGCCACCCAGCGCATCTACATCGTCGCCCTGTACCTGCAACAGGACGAGGCCGGCCAGGAAATTCTCGATGCCCTGCATACCGCCAAAGCGGCGCGTCCGGAACTGGACGTGGTCGTGGTAGTGGATTGGCTACGGGCCCAGCGCGGATTGATCGGCGCCAAGAAGCAGCCGGGCAACTCGGCGTGGTACCAGGAACAGACCCGCACCCATGCCAGCGAAGTGCCGATCTACGGTGTACCGGTGCAGACCCGCGAACTGTTCGGCGTATTGCATTTGAAAGGTTTCGTGATCGATGACTGCGTGCTCTACAGCGGCGCCAGCCTCAATAACGTCTACCTGCACAAGTTCGACAAATACCGCTACGACCGCTATCACTTGCTGCAGAACACGGCACTGGCCAACTCGATGCATCACCTGGTGCAGCATGGCCTGATCACCTCCAGGGCCGTGCATCGTCTGGACCTGCCGAACCTGCCCAGCACCCGCAGTTTGCGCAAGGACATCGGTGATCTGCGCAGCCGCCTCAAATACGCGACCTATGACACCAGCGTCGGCAGCCTCGATAAGAGCGGCCTGTCGGTCAGCCCGTTGCTGGGCGTGGGCAAGAACAATCCGTTGAGCCGGGTAATCGGCGAGCTGATTGCCAGCAGCCGCCAGCAACTGACCATCTGTACACCGTATTTCAACCTGCCCTTGGCCGTGACCCGGGAGCTCAATCGCGCCCTGGCCCGTGGGGTCAAGATCGACATCATCGTCGGCGACAAGACGGCCAACGACTTCTACATTCCGCCGAGCGAGCCATTCAAAATCATCGCGGCGCTGCCATACCTCTACGAAATCAGCCTGCGACGCTTCTCCAAACGGCATCAGCGCGCGATCGACAGCGGCCAATTGAACCTGCATCTGTGGCGTGACGGGGACAACACCTACCACCTCAAGGGCATGTGGGTCGATGAGCGCTACACCTTGCTGACCGGCAACAACCTCAACCCGCGGGCCTTTCGCCTGGACCTGGAAAACGCGCTGTTGCTGGACGATCCCAAGGGCGAGCTGCTGGCGCCGCGCCAGACCGAGCTTGAGCAGATCTACCGCCACACCCGCCGGATCGAGCGTTACCTGGACCTGGAAACCCTGCCGGATTACCCCGAGGCCGTGGCCCGGTTCCTGAAACGGGTCAGCCGGGTGCGTATAGAACGGCTGCTTTACCGGATCCTGTGAACACCCGCGCCATGTCGGAAAAAGACACCATCTCCATCCAGCTGGTGCGTGAGGCGTTGCTGCAAAGCTGCGCACCCGGGGCGGCTACCGAGGAGGTCCTGAGCAAGGTCGGCATAGACCCGGCGCTGCTCGACGACGCCCAGGCGCGGGTCCCGGCCCATGCCTATGCGCGGCTCTGGCGTTTGCTGGCCCAGCGCCTGGATGACGAGTTTTTTGGCATGGACCCGCGCAAGCTCAAGTCCGGCAGCCTGGCGTTTCTCTGCCAGTGCGCCATGGCCCAGCCCACGCTGGCGAGCGGCTTGACGGCGGGACTTGGGTTTCTGTCGCTGATGCTCGAACACCTGCCGGCCCAGTGGATGCGCCAGCAAAGCCTGGCGGAGATCGTGCTGCTGGAAGATGACCAGGCGCCGCGCCGGGCGTTTACCTATTTTACCTATTGGATGATCGTCCATGGCGTGGCCTGCTGGCTGGCCGGGCGGCGCATTCCCATTCTGTCCGTCGAGCTGCGTTGCCCGGCGCCGGATTTCTGCGACGACTACCGGGTGATGTTCTCCCAGAACCTGCGCTTTGACCGACCGCGCACCCGGATGATTTTCGCCGCCGAATGCCTCGACCTGCCCATCCGGCGCAACGCCGATGAACTCAAGCGCTTCCTGGCCCGGGCCCCGGCCAACATCCTGGTCAAATACCGCGATCCGCAAAGCCTGGCCAGCCGTATCCGCCACGACCTGCGGCTATTGCCTGCCGAACAGTGGCCGGAAACCGAGGCCCTGGCCCAGCAGTTGTGCGTATCCGCCTCGACCCTGCGCCGCCGCTTGGCGGAGGAGGGCCAGACCTACCAAGGCCTCAAGGACAGCGTGCGCAAGGAGTTGGCGATCACCTGGCTGGCCGAGCCCTCCATCAGCTTCGTCGAAATCGCCTCGCGCCTGGGCTTCGCCGATGCCAGCTCCTTCTACAAGGCGTTTCGCAAATGGTCCGGGTCCAACCCGGGGCATTATCGCAGCCTGATTCTCAACGAATCCGACTGATCCGACACCGAAAATCCCTTTGGGAGCGGGCTTGCTCGCGAAGAGGTCGGCAACACCAGCATCTCTGTGACTGACACACTGCTTTCGCGAGCAAGCCCGCTCCCACAGGGGATTTCGCTTAGCTGACTGGCTCGCTCATAAAACCGTCATTTTTCTTTGATAAAAGCCTGTGCAGGTGCCGGAAGAGCCGGGCCATCCATCAGGGTAGTGTATGCACGTGACCGTTTTGGGCAACGCATGAACGTATTGGTCACCGGCGCCGCAGGGTTTATCGGTTTTCATACGGCCAGGCGGTTGTGCCGCGAGGGCCATCAGGTCATCGGCATCGACAACCTCAACAGCTACTACAGCGTCGAGTTGAAACAGGCGCGACTGGCGTTGTTGGCCGAATACCGCAATTTCTGCTTCCTGCGGCTGGACGTGGCCGACAAACAGGCGCTGCTGGAGGTGTTTGCGCAAACCCCATTCGAGTACGTCGTTCACCTGGCGGCCCAGGCTGGCGTGCGCTATTCCATCGACAATCCCGACCTGTACGCCCAAAGCAACCTGGTGGGATTCCTCAACGTGTTGGAAGCCTGCCGTGCCCATCGGCCGGCACACCTGGTGTTCGCCTCGAGCAGCTCGGTGTATGGCTTGAACGAACGCCTGCCGTATGCCACGACCGACCCGGTGGATCAGCCGGTGTCTTTTTATGCGGCGACCAAGCGCGCCAATGAACTGATGGCCCACGCTTACTCGCATCTCTATGGCATTCCCACCACCGGCCTGCGGTTTTTTACCGTGTATGGACCTTGGGGGCGGCCCGACATGGCGCCGCTCAAATTCACCGAGGCCATCCTCAACGGTCGTGCCATTGACCTTTACAACGACGGCGCCATGTCGCGGGATTTCACCTATATCGACGACATCATCGAAGGCCTGGTGCGGTTGTTGCCGCGGCCGCCGGCCAATGAAACGGGGGTGCGCCACAAGCTCTACAACATCGGCTTCGGCGCGCCGGTGAAGCTCTTGCAGTTTGTCGAGTGCCTGGAAGAGGCCTTGGGCATCCCCGCGATCAAGCATTTCCTGCCGTTGCAACCGGGCGACGTGGTCGACACGTGGGCCGACACCCGCGAGCTGGAGGAACACATCGGGTTTCGCCCACAAGTCGCGGTGCCCGTCGGCGTGCAGTCGTTTGTCGATTGGTACCGCGCGTATTACCGCGTTTAACCCCTCAGCTTTTTACAGGAGCGTCATGCACGAAACCCTTTATGTGTCGGTCCTGATTCCGGCAAAGAACGAAGCCGGCAACCTCATTGCGCTGCTGGAAGAAGTGCATGCGGCGCTGGCCGACGAGGCCTTTGAAGTCATCGTGGTGGACGATGGCAGCACTGACGCCACCGCCGCTGAACTGCGGGCGTTGCAAGGCAGTGGCTATCGCCAGTTGCGGGTGCTCAGCCACGCCCGCTCCCTCGGGCAGAGCACCTCGATCTACCACGCGGCTGAGTTGGCCCGCGGGCATTGGTTGGCAACCTTGGACGGCGACGGGCAGAACGACCCGGCCGACCTGCCGAAGATGCTCGACCTGGTACGCGGTTCGGAGGGCACACCCGCCGGCGTCAAGCTGGTGGCGGGGCATCGCGTCAACCGCCGGGACACGGCGAGCAAGCGGTGGGCCTCGCGGTTCGCCAACAAACTGCGGGCCAGCCTGCTCAAGGACCAGACGCCCGATACCGGCTGCGGCATCAAATTGATCGAGCGCGAGGCGTTTCTGCGCCTGCCGTATTTCGATCACATGCACCGCTTTATTCCGGCGCTGATCCGCCGTCACAACGGCCGGATGTTGGTGCATCCGGTGAATCACCGTGAGCGTGGGGCCGGGGTGTCCAATTACGGCAACCTCGACCGGGCGCTGGTGGGCATTGTCGATCTGTTCGGGGTGTGGTGGCTGATCAAGCGCACCCGACTGGATATCCACGCGCAAGAAACCGAGGTGTGACATGGGCAGAGAAACGTTGTGGCTGGCCGTTGGCTTCGGCGGGCAACTGGCTTTCACCGGGCGTTTTGCCCTGCAATGGCTGTACAGCGAATACAAGAAGCGCAGCGTGATTCCCGTGGGCTTCTGGTACCTGAGCATCATCGGTAGCGCACTGTTGCTGGCCTATGCCATCTACCGCGAAGACCCGGTGTTCATTGTCGGCCAGTCCTTCGGCTTCATCGTGTACCTGCGCAATTTGCAGTTGATCGCCAAGCAGCACGGGCAGGAAAACCGCGAACTGGCCGAGAAAGGCTGAGACGGTGCGAATACGATTGTCTTCCTCGCGGTTGGAGCTTCTGGCGCTTGTGGTGTTGGCTTTGATCATGGTCGGCGCGGGCCTGGGCTGGCGCCAACCGATGAACGTCGATGAAGAGCGCTTCCTCGGCGTTGCCCTGGAGATGTTGCAGAACGGCTCGTGGTTCATTCCCCATCGTGCCGGGGAAATCTACGCTGACAAACCGCCGCTGTTCATGTGGGCGGTGGCGTCGTTCGTGCAACT from Pseudomonas beijingensis includes the following:
- a CDS encoding AraC family transcriptional regulator — encoded protein: MSEKDTISIQLVREALLQSCAPGAATEEVLSKVGIDPALLDDAQARVPAHAYARLWRLLAQRLDDEFFGMDPRKLKSGSLAFLCQCAMAQPTLASGLTAGLGFLSLMLEHLPAQWMRQQSLAEIVLLEDDQAPRRAFTYFTYWMIVHGVACWLAGRRIPILSVELRCPAPDFCDDYRVMFSQNLRFDRPRTRMIFAAECLDLPIRRNADELKRFLARAPANILVKYRDPQSLASRIRHDLRLLPAEQWPETEALAQQLCVSASTLRRRLAEEGQTYQGLKDSVRKELAITWLAEPSISFVEIASRLGFADASSFYKAFRKWSGSNPGHYRSLILNESD
- a CDS encoding NAD-dependent epimerase, with amino-acid sequence MNVLVTGAAGFIGFHTARRLCREGHQVIGIDNLNSYYSVELKQARLALLAEYRNFCFLRLDVADKQALLEVFAQTPFEYVVHLAAQAGVRYSIDNPDLYAQSNLVGFLNVLEACRAHRPAHLVFASSSSVYGLNERLPYATTDPVDQPVSFYAATKRANELMAHAYSHLYGIPTTGLRFFTVYGPWGRPDMAPLKFTEAILNGRAIDLYNDGAMSRDFTYIDDIIEGLVRLLPRPPANETGVRHKLYNIGFGAPVKLLQFVECLEEALGIPAIKHFLPLQPGDVVDTWADTRELEEHIGFRPQVAVPVGVQSFVDWYRAYYRV
- the pssA gene encoding CDP-diacylglycerol--serine O-phosphatidyltransferase; translation: MPSLFKRSQLPKLRSFALTADAVTILDGAAQFRRCLLEKIAQATQRIYIVALYLQQDEAGQEILDALHTAKAARPELDVVVVVDWLRAQRGLIGAKKQPGNSAWYQEQTRTHASEVPIYGVPVQTRELFGVLHLKGFVIDDCVLYSGASLNNVYLHKFDKYRYDRYHLLQNTALANSMHHLVQHGLITSRAVHRLDLPNLPSTRSLRKDIGDLRSRLKYATYDTSVGSLDKSGLSVSPLLGVGKNNPLSRVIGELIASSRQQLTICTPYFNLPLAVTRELNRALARGVKIDIIVGDKTANDFYIPPSEPFKIIAALPYLYEISLRRFSKRHQRAIDSGQLNLHLWRDGDNTYHLKGMWVDERYTLLTGNNLNPRAFRLDLENALLLDDPKGELLAPRQTELEQIYRHTRRIERYLDLETLPDYPEAVARFLKRVSRVRIERLLYRIL
- a CDS encoding lipid-A-disaccharide synthase N-terminal domain-containing protein — translated: MGRETLWLAVGFGGQLAFTGRFALQWLYSEYKKRSVIPVGFWYLSIIGSALLLAYAIYREDPVFIVGQSFGFIVYLRNLQLIAKQHGQENRELAEKG
- a CDS encoding glycosyltransferase family 2 protein — translated: MHETLYVSVLIPAKNEAGNLIALLEEVHAALADEAFEVIVVDDGSTDATAAELRALQGSGYRQLRVLSHARSLGQSTSIYHAAELARGHWLATLDGDGQNDPADLPKMLDLVRGSEGTPAGVKLVAGHRVNRRDTASKRWASRFANKLRASLLKDQTPDTGCGIKLIEREAFLRLPYFDHMHRFIPALIRRHNGRMLVHPVNHRERGAGVSNYGNLDRALVGIVDLFGVWWLIKRTRLDIHAQETEV